TACACTTCCTGATGAAAAGGCTGAATTCAGAATCTGATTCAAGGTACACAGGCTTTTGTATCAGTTGTTTGTAGCTGCTCTGCTAGTTTGTTTTATGCCACCTGTATCTTATTACAGTTCCTGGTCACCATAATTATTACAGTAATCCATTATGAAGGCATTAAATCCTCAGCCACATTTGTTGTTCACTTACCCCTTCCTCACATACTGATAGGTGACATCCCTGAGGCCAGGTCTGAAGACAGAGATCCTGTGCCATGTCGTCTTCTGACTGACATCACCTAGGGTACACAGAAGTAACAGAGCTAGATGCCAAATCCTCTTTGTGACACAAGACTCAAATTAGTTTCAACACATTTATATTCTCAAATTATGAGAAGTGATTTGAAAACAGAAGTATAGTAGCACTCCATCTCCCACTTCACTCCAGAACTAAATGTTCCACTCATCCTTGTCCAAACAAATTCTTGTGCAGAAGCACAGTTCAAACCAAGACATTGCTTTTTCTGTAAGACAGTGCTCAtggtattaatttttttcccctcatgtaGTACCCACCATTCTAACACCCACATTTTTACCCTCAAACACTCCACACTGAACAGAATCTAGAGAATGAGACATCTGCAGATGCAAACTGATGACAATCAATAAGAAAAttatcttttctttatttttctcatcCTGAAACACGAGTAAGAGCACAGAACCTGCTGTGCCTCCGACACACCCCCCACCAGTGACAAACTGCCCACTCAGCAcactctcctctcctcctgagGAAGGCCAACAGCAGATCAGTACATGCTGCTGGGCATCAgtgagacacacacacacaaatgcacCAGCATCTCTGCTGAGCTCAAAAGAACCTTCCTGCACCCCAGAGATTTGccagtgtgctgctgctggccctgcagccgTGACCTGGGACATGTTGCTGTGCAGACTCACCTCCCTGGCCCACTTCACTATCTCCTGTCCGCCACATCTCATTGGTTGCAAGGGAAAATATGGTAAcaggattttttccttccacTTGCCTCATGATAGGGTCCTGTCCAACCCGACCAAGCAGCTGAACACGATTCATGGCTGAAACAAGAGAGACCAAACACACAGGTGAATTATGATGCTTCTAAGCATGGCAAGCCCTCAGTCAGCAGCTTTTCTCAAGGGCCAGGATCACAACTTTCTGCACCTCCTGAGCACTTTTACATTCTTGTGACATTTGGCTTTTTCAGGCCCCAGCAGATGGTTGACTGTGTCTGTACTGTCATTATCACTGTGAACTAACTGATTTAAAAAGCCAAAGGTTCCTTATCCTTTCTGTTCCATCTCTTTCCCAGATACATCCATGTATCACTTGAGACGAAACTGCATTTATGTGGCTTTTATTTGTTTCATAATGataaagcacaatgcacagcaGTACCTTTGAAACAAAGTTGCATTACTGTACTCCATCCTCTGAATGAGTGAGTCAAGTTTTTAGACCATTACCAGGCCTAGGCAGACACAGTCTATCCCTTCCTTCTCCACGTTCAAGGACAACTGGAAGAGGTCAGGGAAGTATCCCTTGTGCACAATGAGCATGTGAAGTGAATAGTGAAGGCTGAAGTACACCTgcagcaaaccctgctggggcagcagcacacacacaagTGCCCCAGGAGTGTGAGAAACAAGCACACAAGAGACCTGAAGGCAGGTTTAGAAAACATGCCAAGAGCAGAGCCAAACCACTGCCACAGATAAAGCACAACTATCTGCCCTATAGAATGGCAGTCTTCATCAGGACTTTCTTCTTTCCCCCCTAAAGTGCTGCTTCATCTGACAGGGACCAGACAGGAAGCCACTCAAGACTGTGGGCTTGAAACACAATCTTAGGTGCTACACTGAGGAGCCACCATTCCTACTGCTTCTCTCCTGCCCTATTTCAGATGTCCTACAACTGAGATAAACACAATGAGTGTAACAATTAAATTGCATCTCAGGGGTACTTACATCTTTCAAGTACCAGTGAGTTAACCGTGTCAGAGTCATGTCTTACAAACTGGCGGAGCGCCTGAAGGAACAGAGAAATGTCAGTTTCCAAGACACAAACTAGGAACAGCATTCACAAGCCTTCACAACTTATTTTCTGAGCCCTTGCAGAGGCTCTGCAAATATGTACTTTGCCAGGTAACTAATGGGGGACCTGAGGAGAGAAATCTATTCAGCCAAATGAAGCTAGTAAGATTATTTAAAGAATATCTGGTTAAATCAAAGAGTGCCTAGAAAAAAGTGTGGCCCAAAGGTACACCTCCAGCAATTATTTTTGAGACATGCAGTAACTACTGTTTTTCTGTAATATGTAAATAAGAGGGAAGGAGATTTGTAGGAGATTTGGGGGTTTAGTTGTTTGAGCTTCAGCCTTTGGAAACAAACAGGTCTGATGGTTCTGCTCCAAAAAGTACATCCATCCACTGGAATGAGCAGTGGAGGCACTGACACCTTTGTTCCCAAGGCAAATCGAGGACACAAAATTCTTAGTACTACAAGGGGGAAAGCCGTATCCCAGCAAATATTCCATCTTAGAAGAGAGGCGGggggtgggagaggggaaagCCCAGAAAGACTTCTGCCAGAGATCCAGGTGCAGAAACTGGAAAAAAGGGCTCATTTCCCCGATCAGGTGGTTCCAGAGCTCCTTCTCCCCAAGGGCAGACCCAGGGCCGGGGCCCCGGCCCAGCGGGCACGGCCGGCCGAGGGCTCCGGGCGCTCGGCTCTGTCCGCCCCTCCCCTTCCCGGAGCGCTGTTCCGTGTCCGGAGAGCCGCTCCGGGCTCCCGGCggggcacaggggctggagccGCGGCTCCCCCGCCGCTCCGAGGGCGCCGGCCCGCACGGCCCTACCTGCCACGCCGGTCGCCGCCACATGCTGCCGCCGAGCCTGCGCCTGGAGGGAAAAGCAGGGCTGAAGCAGCGCCCCACGGAGCCCCGAGCCCGCGCCCtccgcgccgctcccgccgccgccgcgctgcGCCCGCGGCCGGCCGGAACAGGAAAGGGCCGGGCCGCGGGTTCCGGGCGGAAACGCGCCCCAGACCCGAGCAGCGCCCGCACCCCGAGCCCCCGTGGGACCCCGAGGtcgaggagggggaaaaaaaaaaaaaaaaacccaaaaaaatatCATCACTCCATCATCCGTTAAAAAATGATAAAACCTTTATTCGCACTAAACGATAGGCTCGAACAGTTAAAAGCCAGCATGTGCAACATCGTAAAACAAACCAGTAAAAGCTGGAAATGAGCGAGTTACCAAGTGCTCTCGCATAGcagtgcagggctctgtccaACCAACACAAACAAGCGACAAGGACCCCCAAAGTTACATTtagcagggagagggggaagcGTGTATGAGATCTCAAATACGAAATACATACAACCATCAACATGGGCAACTCCAAAAAGCTGAAAGAGCCCTTTGTAATTGCCCTCATCTTTGCCGAAAGGCTGCAGTTCACAGGCAGGCAGCCGCACCACGTGCGAGGTACTGGAGGGGAATTGGGTACAGACAGACCCAGCTACCAAcaccctgcagctgcctccCCCAGGTGAACAAGGAATCCTCCCCGATTGACAGAAAACGAGGCGGGCACCAGGGACTAACTAGTCTGTTAGAGCACACCCAGTTACAAAAATTTGAAAGAATGTTTTTCTTCAACTCCCACTCCTTAACTCAAAGTATTTCCTATGACTCTGTGTCCCCCCTCAGTGAAACACCACTCCAGCTgcaccctgagccccccaggacAGCTGTGTGTAACCAGCCTGGCTCCTGATGTGTAGCTAAAACTGGCTGCCGTAGTCTCTGTCTGCTTGATCCTAGAAGGTACCAGCTGTAGATGCTGTCTCCCTGTACAGCCATTATCACCCCTCTAAAACACAGTCAGCCCAAGTGTTAAGACCACAAAATCACCAATAACAGGGCCCAGCTCAAGATAGAGGGAAGTGAGTAGAGAAAATGTCATTCTTTCGTCACAGCAGAGTTACACTGAGTCCATAGCAAGGCCAAttacacaaaaaaataaacaagtaaAAGACTGAGGATAACGTTAAATCCCATTATCCAACATTTGTAAGTCAGTCATTCTTTTCTCAGCCAACATCTCATAACTAACAggggaacaaaacaaaaaaaaacacaaacagggAGAGAGAATATGGGGCATTGGTCTGTGCAGACCCTCTGCTTTCACAGGGCCATCATTCAGCAGTCTTTGGACAGCACAAATTCAGAAACCCAGAGTAAAGCTAAAGGAGCGACAGCTCTTCCCTCCCACCAGACGCTTGCTCTTCTGCttagaagaggtttcagactcTTGTAACTTGGCACTTCCTAAGGCTTGGTCCTTCATGAGGCTCTGGGCAAGGCGAGCTGCTTTAAGTTCCCTGCAGGGGGGAGACGAGGGAAGAGGAAAGCAAGAAAGCCATGTCATGTCATGGGCATGAATCCCCAGCAGCTACAGAAGCAAACTATGAACAATCTTGCATTAGAGGGTTACTGTAATACTCCAGCTCTGCTCAAAAGGGGCAGTTTCTCAGCCCAGAGGGTAACATGAAGATTACTGTAGCTGTCCCTAGAGTTCCTGTTTGAAAAGATAGGAGCTCTGAAGATTTACCAGAAGAAAACCATGTATCAGGTCAGCAACACACTGGCACCAGCATGGGGAGCACCTGGCTCAGTTTTTCTCCCATTGTTTCAGATAGTTGTGAGTGCTGAAACTTAGATCAATGTCATCTTATACATATATAATACCTAAATAAAGGCAGATGCTTCTTTTCCATTGCCTTTCATCCCTTTCTGGTACTTGCTGTTCTTCCAGATCATTCACTCTTCTGTCTACACAGAAAACCTCCTCCCCAGCTGAGCACTGCACTTAGAGGGGTTGTGGGGCAGTTCTTAgatcccagcaccccaaaacactGCTGCCAACAGCAGTGAGAGGGAACAAGGGAAATCTGCCACAACCTGATATTTCTCTTCCCTCTATGCCTAGCTCACTATCTCAGTGCATTATCAATTCCTCATCTGCCCACTGGCTGCAGGTTATATCAGCATTTGACACCACCAGTGGTTGCAGGAAGTGCATGAGTTCACTGTTAAAACTCAGCCAGCTCCTCCAAGCCAGAGCTgaagcacagctgctgcctgggcactgcAAGTCCCTGTTTTACATCCCCATCAttcccccagctccaggcacaggaacTGGCTGGGGATTTCTGCACGTGCATTCTCCCAGCACTACCACCCTTCATTCAAAGCTGGTGACCAGCATGGTCGTGCCCACGCCTTCTCCCCTTCATGCCCAAGCCAGCCCTACCTTTCCAGCATGGCAGTCTTGCATTTCTCCATAttgagctgctcctggagctgcacagcTTTTCCACAGGAAGGACGGAGAACAGGGTGTTTGGTGAGAGCCGTGGCAGAAGGTCTTTGTGCTGGGTCAGGGTGGATCATGAGCTAGAAGGCAAAGGAGTTCAGAGTTTAACACTCCTTCCTATCACATGCCAGCTGCAAAAGCCACCATCCCATCATCCTCACCTTGAGGAGCTCAAGAAAACGGTGGGGAAGCTTCTGGGGGATGGGTGGGACGTTGCCTTTGCGGATGTGGTGCCACAGGGCCCCATTGTGGGGCAGCGGTGCTGTCCCGGCTGCCAGAGCCACCGTGAGTGCCAGGGCAAAGATGTCTGCCTTGGGCAGGTAGCAGTATTGCTgcagagagaagggaaagctGTTAGAAAGGAACATCTTGCTGCACTAAGCAAAGGTGAGGTGCGGTATGAGCTCAAAAACAAACAGCCAAGCAAATGTTTGTATGTAGCACTGCCTTCAGTGAGCTGTTTCCTGCTCTTCAGCATGAAAGCACTGGCAGTAGGACTAACCAGCAGCACGTTGGATCTCAGCCAGCCATAAGGACCTTGCAGGCCACGTTGGAATCACTGCAGTAACTCCAGAGGATGGCCTAACACGTGTGTACCTCCAGCCTCCACCACAAGGCAATAAGCTACCCAAGCCCAACTCAAACTGAAGGCTCATCTCATACATTGGTCCAACAGTTCCTAAATCCACTTGCAGCACAGATAGTGTCCCTTAAAAATCTGAAGAACACATCCAAGCTGGTTGTTCCATTCTGATTCCCTTTCCATTTGTTGGCTGGAGTGTCAAAACTGCAGTCAGTTTAAGAGATATGTTGTGCCTCCCACCACTATTTGTTCAGTGTTTGTTTTACAAGGCATCTGTCTGGGTAAATATATTCCTCAATAATCACATCCAGTAGTTTCATCTCAGCTGGATATGCAAATCAAATGTCTTTAAACTGATAAAGGTTTTGTCTCACTGATCCCTCAAGTGGAATAGTTGCAATAATCCAATGATAGCTACTTATGAAGTATTTACATATTAACTAAGTATTTACATGATAAGACTCACACCATTATTGTTTATGATAAAGTGCTAATTTCACAGATTTCACAGCCAGACCAGACAGATGAAAGAGGAGATAAGGTGAGGAACAACTCAGACTAATGACTGCTCTATAGCTGATCTCTCCCTACTGCCCTGCTCTAACAGTTTTACCTCTTGCAAAATTTCATTGGCCAAAAACCGTCTGTCTCCTTCCTCCACCTGAGGGTTTGTTATTGATGTCACATGTCCAAGGTCACCTGAGACAAAGAGCAAGCAGCTGAAATGTAATGAAGCAAACTGAAGTCATTCTCCAATAAAAGCCTGCACTTGATAGGCACCCACAGAGAAATACTGAGTAAGAGAGCAAGCCTGCTCCTAACTCAGGAATCTGCACTTGGAAACAAGCACATGAATTTTCTGTGACTTTTCTTAGAGGGATTAATCCTGGTGAGTAATCGGGGCATTCATGAATATCCTATCAGTTCTATGTGCAAGATTCCTCAGCCAGAGGACACAGCAGTCTCAGGCAGTAATGGGCAGCCCTAATCTTAGGCCAGCTGTAAAGTAGGCTAAAACCTACCAATCTTATACACCACACCAGGAGAGAACTCATCTTCACTGTCactctcctcctgcccagcagggccTGAAACTGCCAGCTTGTGACAGATGAAGATATTACCTGCAAGACAGAGAAGTTTAGCAATAAGGTGATACCAGCagtcaggctgcagcagcctgacaACTCTGTCAAAATCCCACCTGTCAAAGTAGTTAAGCTTTGCAGCCAGAGAAATTATGCACATGCTTCCCACCTAGTAGTCAGCTTTATGCCCAGCTCACATTCAGCCACACAGCTGGCATAAGACAGTTCTATCTTGTGCATTAAATATCCCAGTGAAATCAGctttcccctccctctgccctctATGGGAGAAGCataatttcagcaggaaaacagaGTTCCCCTCTGAGAATATTAACTATGTGACAGAGGAGAAGCATTGCCCTGGAGGTGACCATCCTGCAGAGAGGAAACTGTGTTTCTGTTTTTGCAGGAACTTAATCCCCCCCAAGGTAGCTaaacacacaaaagacaagtgttGTGCAACAGGACAGTAAATAAGGAAGTGCCCATCTTCCCTGGCAGCCCTACTTGCTCCATCAGTATGCAGGTGATTCCCATGAGCTAGGATTACAAAGGTCAGGAGACAGGAGTAAAATGCTGCCGAcgatcagaaaaaaaatctcaaatttaGATCAGCAGTAGTGGCACAAGGcacaaatcaaaataaaaattaaaaaaaaaaaaaaccaaagcaccATACACAAGACAAGGGCAAGGTCCTCTTTTCTTTGGAGTACTACAATCAGTCCACTCAGAAGGATTTATCACAGGTCCTGCCCCTGAGGGTTCACTAGGAAACCCTCCACAAAGGAGAAGGGCACTCTACTTACTAGGTTTGATATCCAGGTGCACAAGGCCAGAGTTGTGGATGTATTTTAGACCCATGGAGACTTGCAGCAATATTTCCTTCAGCTCTCCTTCTGGGAAATACTGCCCAAGCTTTGCATTTTCCAGCAGTGCATCTTGGAGACTCCCACCTAGAGGAAAACAGTCAGCCTGAGACCTGACAGAGGTTTTATGGAACAGCATGTTTGAAACAGTTTAGCTGCCCAGAACACTTGGAGGCTGGCTAGTGACAAACCCCCaaccccagcagctctgtgtgctctcCTGAGCAAACTTGGCCATCACCACTTGGCTGCAGCCTTCCCACTGCCCTGGAACACCCAGCCTGCTGCTCAACAAGGATGGCCAACTGCAGTTCTACCTCCAGCCTACAGCTCTACATCCTGCCAGGAGGGCTGACCTCTTAAtgatgctggtgctgctgcaagtgaacagcagaaaaattaattgCTTCTGCTGTGCTTAGATGCAGAAAGCAGGTGTAGGAATGGTGGAACAAAGAAATTCAGTTCCCACTGGCAGATCTTCGACTGAAAAGCATTAATATTCGACACAGTTTTGTGAGTATCCATCAAGACACTTTGGATATTTCAGAGCTAGAAGCTATCATAGCCTCTGTCTCCATCAGCTTACTTTTGACCACCTCTCCTTTAGCCTCAGATGTTCAGCCACCAGGACACAAGCAGTACACTGATGCTGCAGCAATGAGCACCACATTTTGTGTTTGCCTCCACCAAATTTTAGAGCAATACTCCAAACAGCTGTCACCACTCTTCGTTGAGCCCCAAGACTACAGCTGCAGTCCAAAGATGAACATTACATATTTGCTTTCAGCAACTCCGGCAGCTAAAGGCATCTTTTCCAATTTCTCTCAAGCAGTGGTATTGCCAAGGGCAAACTTCAGTAGGAGTTTGccaccctgcctgcagcagcccattTATACTTAGCCTCATCATTTGCTGCATTCCTCTGCAGCTGTAAACCCCTTTTTTCTAGTCAGGATTCAAGGTGCCTTCATCCAACCAGTCACTGTCCACGCCCATTAGGAGGAGGTTTTGCCAAGATACAGGGACCTTGAGTCAGCAGCTCTTGAGTCATTCATATCAGGTGTTACCTGGACAGTCTCAGCACAACCCTGAGCATCAGAATGGGGAATGCTTTTCCAGGCCAgccaaaacagagaaacagCTTTCAAATCCCAGCAGTACAAAATTCCACTGCTTCTAAAACATTAGCACACTCAGAGCTTCACCTAAATATTATGTGCCCTTACTGGATTCTCCACAGAaatgcagccccagggcagttTGCTTTGTTGTAAGCCACAACACCTACATGAAGGTACAAAAGAAGGGAACTTTGCCCATGCTGGGATGTCAGCCTTGAGCAGGGTGCACCCTTACCATTGCAGTGCTCATTCTGGATAATCATGTGGTCATCCTCCGCCCAGGCCGAGTAGTAGCGCACGACGTGGGGGTGGTGCCCCAGCACGGCGTGGGCATACACCTCCCGCAGGGCCAGCTGCCtagggggcacacagggaaaAGCTGAGCTGACAGGCTGCCAGAGGATACCAGGCACCAGGAGAGGAGCCCTGCCAAAGTCCTGAACCCCTCTGTTCCCCCTTTCTCTCAGGTTTTGACAGACAGACtggctctcccagctgctgagGCAAAACCTGCCCTTGCTCAAACGCCCTGAGCAGCTGTTAAAGAAAATTGCTGAGCAAGTCTTTTGTTAAAgaggcaaaggcagcagcagcttcaaagACTTTGCTTTAGCTACAGGACACCACAAGCTGGTCAATATGGATAAGAGTAGTGCTGGCCAtacagcaaggcagggacagcagtATGTCTGTCAAATAAACTTCTTGGCAGTTATTGTAAAGAAACTCTCTGCATGGACCCAAGGTGTTCAGGTATTCCATCCTCCCACTTTGCAGTGCATGTGGCTTCTTCCTTCCCTAGACATTTACATCCCATAGTTGTATAGTGGTATCTTCCCCCACGTTCCCAGCTGTTACTTGTGTGCAGCAGTAGCCAATTCTTGCTCATGCCACCCATCAGATGCTTTTAGATCCACACTCCCTCCTTCCCATCACACCTCTCAAGAACATGCCCATCATTTCAACTGGCAGATTCCAGCAAGCACACTCACTCATCTGAGGATCCTGCCAGAGGCCTTTTGGAGCGTTTGATGGCATAAACACATCCATCAAGGCGTTTGATGCACTTGTAGACAGAGCCAAATTCCCCCACACCAATTTTTTCTAGTTCCAGGAACTCCTTCTTGTAGCGGGAAACCATATTGCTCGCCTTCAGAGTGTATCTCTGCAAAGAGACAGAAACAGCAAAGGCAAACAGGAGCTGAAAGCCTCAATAGCTGTCATTGTTCTAGAGGTGTGTAACACTGAGCACCCCCATTGCTCCCTCTCCCATTTGGGGTGCTCATCCAGGCATAGGTGCAGGTGTGTGGCCAGTTCTTGAAACAGCCATTTCAGTTCTTGAAATCACCTTTCACTTGTGTTTTTTCTGACCACTTTAAGGCCACCTTCCCTGGGTTGGCCAAGCTGCAAGGCTGGTTGGTTTTATATAATCAGGATTTGTTAGCCATAGAGGTAGAAATTGTAGTTAAGGAGAAATTTAGTCTAGTTGGCTGTATATGCCTAAGCTCCTTGGGTTACTACCATGAAATCCCTTCTCCTGATAACCCAGACCAGTTCCCACAGCTGATGGA
This Agelaius phoeniceus isolate bAgePho1 chromosome 5, bAgePho1.hap1, whole genome shotgun sequence DNA region includes the following protein-coding sequences:
- the WEE2 gene encoding wee1-like protein kinase 2 isoform X1, translating into MQEQGDDRLRGSRAPFRAGCWHCKSTSRENPSSTRQLWTGQYQLCCSVSCANMDDWDNNNEFIQRLDFSSCGEESEERSVNEEDSLNLSPPRSSEFQKWQESSPLPKTPQRKLSEIFLSRTKAWMSPTLKSSPSVSKSWSKPETPLHITWKKLQLCDTPHTPKSLLSKTALPSSATKVPPKGLRHLRLTPRADPEDSSHASLVNINPFTPESYRQTLFHPNGKRKAAGELKDSHPGSQIKKELPPKRYTLKASNMVSRYKKEFLELEKIGVGEFGSVYKCIKRLDGCVYAIKRSKRPLAGSSDEQLALREVYAHAVLGHHPHVVRYYSAWAEDDHMIIQNEHCNGGSLQDALLENAKLGQYFPEGELKEILLQVSMGLKYIHNSGLVHLDIKPSNIFICHKLAVSGPAGQEESDSEDEFSPGVVYKIGDLGHVTSITNPQVEEGDRRFLANEILQEQYCYLPKADIFALALTVALAAGTAPLPHNGALWHHIRKGNVPPIPQKLPHRFLELLKLMIHPDPAQRPSATALTKHPVLRPSCGKAVQLQEQLNMEKCKTAMLERELKAARLAQSLMKDQALGSAKLQESETSSKQKSKRLVGGKSCRSFSFTLGF
- the WEE2 gene encoding wee1-like protein kinase 2 isoform X3, producing the protein MVQYQYTGQYQLCCSVSCANMDDWDNNNEFIQRLDFSSCGEESEERSVNEEDSLNLSPPRSSEFQKWQESSPLPKTPQRKLSEIFLSRTKAWMSPTLKSSPSVSKSWSKPETPLHITWKKLQLCDTPHTPKSLLSKTALPSSATKVPPKGLRHLRLTPRADPEDSSHASLVNINPFTPESYRQTLFHPNGKRKAAGELKDSHPGSQIKKELPPKRYTLKASNMVSRYKKEFLELEKIGVGEFGSVYKCIKRLDGCVYAIKRSKRPLAGSSDEQLALREVYAHAVLGHHPHVVRYYSAWAEDDHMIIQNEHCNGGSLQDALLENAKLGQYFPEGELKEILLQVSMGLKYIHNSGLVHLDIKPSNIFICHKLAVSGPAGQEESDSEDEFSPGVVYKIGDLGHVTSITNPQVEEGDRRFLANEILQEQYCYLPKADIFALALTVALAAGTAPLPHNGALWHHIRKGNVPPIPQKLPHRFLELLKLMIHPDPAQRPSATALTKHPVLRPSCGKAVQLQEQLNMEKCKTAMLERELKAARLAQSLMKDQALGSAKLQESETSSKQKSKRLVGGKSCRSFSFTLGF
- the WEE2 gene encoding wee1-like protein kinase 2 isoform X5 codes for the protein MDDWDNNNEFIQRLDFSSCGEESEERSVNEEDSLNLSPPRSSEFQKWQESSPLPKTPQRKLSEIFLSRTKAWMSPTLKSSPSVSKSWSKPETPLHITWKKLQLCDTPHTPKSLLSKTALPSSATKVPPKGLRHLRLTPRADPEDSSHASLVNINPFTPESYRQTLFHPNGKRKAAGELKDSHPGSQIKKELPPKRYTLKASNMVSRYKKEFLELEKIGVGEFGSVYKCIKRLDGCVYAIKRSKRPLAGSSDEQLALREVYAHAVLGHHPHVVRYYSAWAEDDHMIIQNEHCNGGSLQDALLENAKLGQYFPEGELKEILLQVSMGLKYIHNSGLVHLDIKPSNIFICHKLAVSGPAGQEESDSEDEFSPGVVYKIGDLGHVTSITNPQVEEGDRRFLANEILQEQYCYLPKADIFALALTVALAAGTAPLPHNGALWHHIRKGNVPPIPQKLPHRFLELLKLMIHPDPAQRPSATALTKHPVLRPSCGKAVQLQEQLNMEKCKTAMLERLGGSMWRRPAWQALRQFVRHDSDTVNSLVLERSMNRVQLLGRVGQDPIMRQVEGKNPVTIFSLATNEMWRTGDSEVGQGGDVSQKTTWHRISVFRPGLRDVTYQYVRKGSRIFVEGKIDYGEYTDKNNVRRQATTIIADNVIFLSDGSVREKV
- the WEE2 gene encoding wee1-like protein kinase 2 isoform X2, with amino-acid sequence MQEVKFRLQRMKHRLPSSQGHTGQYQLCCSVSCANMDDWDNNNEFIQRLDFSSCGEESEERSVNEEDSLNLSPPRSSEFQKWQESSPLPKTPQRKLSEIFLSRTKAWMSPTLKSSPSVSKSWSKPETPLHITWKKLQLCDTPHTPKSLLSKTALPSSATKVPPKGLRHLRLTPRADPEDSSHASLVNINPFTPESYRQTLFHPNGKRKAAGELKDSHPGSQIKKELPPKRYTLKASNMVSRYKKEFLELEKIGVGEFGSVYKCIKRLDGCVYAIKRSKRPLAGSSDEQLALREVYAHAVLGHHPHVVRYYSAWAEDDHMIIQNEHCNGGSLQDALLENAKLGQYFPEGELKEILLQVSMGLKYIHNSGLVHLDIKPSNIFICHKLAVSGPAGQEESDSEDEFSPGVVYKIGDLGHVTSITNPQVEEGDRRFLANEILQEQYCYLPKADIFALALTVALAAGTAPLPHNGALWHHIRKGNVPPIPQKLPHRFLELLKLMIHPDPAQRPSATALTKHPVLRPSCGKAVQLQEQLNMEKCKTAMLERELKAARLAQSLMKDQALGSAKLQESETSSKQKSKRLVGGKSCRSFSFTLGF
- the WEE2 gene encoding wee1-like protein kinase 2 isoform X4, producing the protein MLLTGQYQLCCSVSCANMDDWDNNNEFIQRLDFSSCGEESEERSVNEEDSLNLSPPRSSEFQKWQESSPLPKTPQRKLSEIFLSRTKAWMSPTLKSSPSVSKSWSKPETPLHITWKKLQLCDTPHTPKSLLSKTALPSSATKVPPKGLRHLRLTPRADPEDSSHASLVNINPFTPESYRQTLFHPNGKRKAAGELKDSHPGSQIKKELPPKRYTLKASNMVSRYKKEFLELEKIGVGEFGSVYKCIKRLDGCVYAIKRSKRPLAGSSDEQLALREVYAHAVLGHHPHVVRYYSAWAEDDHMIIQNEHCNGGSLQDALLENAKLGQYFPEGELKEILLQVSMGLKYIHNSGLVHLDIKPSNIFICHKLAVSGPAGQEESDSEDEFSPGVVYKIGDLGHVTSITNPQVEEGDRRFLANEILQEQYCYLPKADIFALALTVALAAGTAPLPHNGALWHHIRKGNVPPIPQKLPHRFLELLKLMIHPDPAQRPSATALTKHPVLRPSCGKAVQLQEQLNMEKCKTAMLERELKAARLAQSLMKDQALGSAKLQESETSSKQKSKRLVGGKSCRSFSFTLGF